One segment of Hemibagrus wyckioides isolate EC202008001 linkage group LG05, SWU_Hwy_1.0, whole genome shotgun sequence DNA contains the following:
- the LOC131353170 gene encoding tumor necrosis factor receptor superfamily member 14-like, with amino-acid sequence MQGLAGNISNIMTGSTLFDQKYKKSPTSGMLHIWQVKRIYAIYSVILNLSGMCCTTCNTAEYEIHGECCPMCAPGDHVFKHCDSQSGTQCKVCTGSTYTDVPNGLTACLPCAVCDEGNGVHVKHKCSSTSDALCEPLSGYYCIETQDESCRKAREHSTCLPGQYIYQNGTALMDTVCKDCPEETYSDGSFMRCKPHTKCESLGQITITQGTQQSDAVCSHQPSNWGLIIGILVPSLLVVVILSVLLWKKKKKN; translated from the exons TACAAAAAAAGTCCTACATCTGGCATGCTCCACATCTGGCAAGTAAAAAGAATATATGCCATATATTCAGTAATACTAAATCTCAGTGGAATGTGCTGCACAACATGCAACACTGCAGAGTATGAAATTCATGGAGAATGCTGTCCAATGTGTGCTCCTG GTGACCATGTGTTTAAACACTGCGACAGTCAATCAGGCACGCAGTGTAAAGTGTGCACTGGATCAACCTACACCGATGTCCCGAACGGACTGACCGCATGTCTcccctgtgctgtgtgtgatgaag GTAATGGAGTACATGTAAAGCATAAGTGTTCATCCACTTCAGATGCACTCTGTGAGCCTTTGTCAGGATATTATTGTATAGAAACTCAGGATGAGAGCTGCAGAAAAGCCAGAGAGCACTCCACCTGCCTACCTGGACAATACATCTACCAGAACG GAACAGCTTTAATGGATACTGTATGTAAGGACTGCCCAGAGGAGACATATTCAGATGGTTCATTTATGCGCTGCAAACCACATACAAA ATGTGAGTCTTTGGGGCAGATAACAATCACACAGGGAACACAGCAGAGTGATGCAGTGTGCAGCCATCAACCGTCTAATTGGGGCCTCATCATTGGGATTTTGGTGCCATCTCTACTGGTGGTGGTCATATTAAGTGTTTTACtttggaagaaaaagaaaaaaaattaa
- the LOC131353173 gene encoding mitotic spindle assembly checkpoint protein MAD2B-like, which yields MDKEHHPVERFVFEISQPPLLSISSDTLLSHVEQLLRAVILKISVCDAVLENNPPGCTFTVLVYTRESATRNMEKVQVIKDFPWIVADEQEVLMQEPRLIPLKTMTSDTVKMQLYVEERAHKGQQNVA from the exons ATGGATAAAGAGCATCACCCAGTGGAAAGGTTCGTGTTTGAGATCTCCCAGCCTCCTTTGCTGTCTATTAG CTCAGACACACTGCTGTCTCATGTGGAGCAACTGCTAAGAGCTGTGATCCtgaaaatcagtgtgtgtgatgctgttttAGAAAACAACCCTCCAG GATGTACATTTACTGTTCTGGTTTATACCAGAGAATCTGCCACTAGAAACATGGAGAAAGTTCAGGTGATCAAG gacTTTCCCTGGATTGTTGCAGATGAACAGGAAGTCCTCATGCAGGAGCCCAGACTCATTCCTCTGAAAACGATGACCTCAGACACAGTAAAG ATGCAACTTTATGTGGAGGAACGTGCACACAAAGGACAGCAAAATgtagcatga
- the LOC131353172 gene encoding tumor necrosis factor receptor superfamily member 14-like: protein METTRSLEVCCSVCKPLQKSPTSGMLHIWQVKRIYAIYSVILNLSGMCCTACNTAEYEINGECCPMCAPGQHVLKHCNSQSGTQCKVCTGSTYTDVPNGLTACLPCAVCDEGNGVHVKHKCSSTSDALCEPLSGYYCTETQAFAHKWKSISWIQDF from the exons ATGGAAACCACAAGGTCTCTGGAGGTGTGCTGTAGCGTCTGCAAGCCCT TACAAAAAAGCCCTACATCTGGCATGCTCCACATCTGGCAAGTAAAAAGAATATATGCCATATATTCAGTAATACTAAATCTCAGTGGAATGTGCTGCACAGCATGCAACACTGCAGAGTATGAAATTAATGGAGAATGCTGTCCAATGTGTGCTCCTG GTCAACATGTGTTAAAACACTGCAACAGTCAATCAGGCACGCAGTGTAAAGTGTGCACTGGATCAACCTACACCGATGTCCCGAACGGACTGACCGCATGTCTcccctgtgctgtgtgtgatgaag GTAATGGAGTACATGTAAAGCATAAGTGTTCATCCACTTCAGATGCACTCTGTGAGCCTTTGTCAGGATATTATTGTACAGAAACTCAGG